Part of the Phycisphaerae bacterium genome, CGGCGTGACCAATTGACCTATGCGAATCCCGGCAGAATTCGCGGTACACATTCCTGAGAATTCCGGCCATCCAGACGAGAAACGGTTTATCCGGCGCGTAACCCGACCGTTGCCTGAACGCCCGACACCAGGCTTCGTTGGCCAGGTCGTCGATCCAGTCCGCTCGATGGGTAATTCGAAATGCCACGAGCCGTACCTGCGTGGCGAAATGATCGTATGCCCGCTCGAAAGCGCGCTCATCGCCCGAGGCAATCTGGCGCTGCAATTCCTGTTCAGATTGTTTGACCATCGGCTCTCTGACTGGAATCAACCTTGATCAACCCCGGAATTCGCTCTCCGCCGGTCCAAGAAGCAAAACTGAGTTCGGCCTGCCCGCCGAAACGACCCGTTCCACTCGCCGGAAACATTCCTCGTGATTTTACGCAGGTTTTGAGATCAAACTACTGCCATTCTCCGGCCGATGCAGTGGTGTCCGGCCGACCAACACGTTCCTCGGCTTGGCGAGGCAGGGATTATCGCTACACTTGGTCGTTGAATATCGGTCGTCGATCCGACATGGATCGCATGAATGACCGGACGGCGTCAGCCGCGCACACTGCGCATGACGCGATTTCCGGCGTCCTGAAGGGGAGATCATGAAAGTTGCCGCACCCAAAGCGGTGGTCGCCGGCGAGCGGCGAGTCGCAATTATTCCTGAAACCTGTTTGAGGCTGAAGAAGGCAGGCCTCGAATTCATCGTCGAGACCGGTGCGGGGGTCGAATCCGGGTTCGCCGATTCCGCCTACGCCGAAGCGGGCGCGACGATCGCTCCCGATGCGGCGAGCCTCTACGCGACCGCGGAAGTCATTGCCTTTCCCAATGCCCCGACGCCGGAACAGCTCGGCATGATGCGCCGAGGAACCATCGTGCTGGGGGTGCTGAACCCGCTCACTCATCACGATCTCGTACGACAACTCGCGGAGGCGGGTGTCATTTCGATTGCACTCGACCTCATGCCGCGAATCACTCGGGCTCAGAAGATGGACGTCCTGTCCTCCATGAGCACCATCACCGGCTACAAGTCGGTGCTGATGGCGGCTGCCGCCCTACCTCGCATGTTTCCCCTGCTGATGACCGCGGCTGGAACCCTTACGCCGGCCAAGGTGCTGATTCTCGGAGCGGGCGTCGCTGGATTGCAGGCGATCGCGACAGCCAAGCGCCTGGGCGCCGTGGTCGAAGCATTCGACGTTCGGCCCGTTGTGAAGGAGCAGGTCGAGAGCCTGGGCGCGAAATTCGTGGAGGTACCGGTCGAAGCGAAAGACGCGCAGGACGCAGGCGGATACGCGAAAGAAATGTCGGAGGACTACAAGCGCAAGCAGATGGAACTGGTCGCGAAGCACGCGGCCGCCTCCGATGTGGTCATTTCGACAGCGCTGATTCCCGGCCGGCGCGCCCCCATCCTGATTACGGCCGAAACGGTTCGCGCGATGCATGCCGGCTCGGTTGTTGTTGATCTTGCATCGGAGGCCGGCGGCAATTGTGAATTGACGCGGCATGGCGAAACCGTGAATGAGGGTGGCGTGCTCATCATGGGACCGGCGAATCTGTCTTCGTCCATTCCCTTCCACGCCAGCCAGATGTTTTCGCGCAATGTCGGGGCGTTTCTTCAGGATCTGACACGCGACGGCGTGGTCACGCTCAATCCCGAAGACGAATGCGTAAGCGGCACACTGATCACCAGGGACGGCCAGATCGTCCACCAGCGCGTGAGAGATTCGATGGGCGTCGCGTGATAAGCCAGCCCATCGAGAGTTCAACGGGGAGCATCCATCCAATGACATCGAACTTGCTTGCAATACTGGCGTCCACCGGCGAATCACTCTCGGCGTCATCGCCCGGCGTGATGTTCGTCGCGGCCATCACGGTGTTCACCCTTTCGACATTTGTCGGATTTGAGGTCATCACCAAAGTGCCGCCGACACTGCACACGCCGCTGATGTCTGGGTCGAATGCCATATCGGGCATCACCATCATCGGCGCGATCCTGGT contains:
- a CDS encoding Re/Si-specific NAD(P)(+) transhydrogenase subunit alpha, coding for MKVAAPKAVVAGERRVAIIPETCLRLKKAGLEFIVETGAGVESGFADSAYAEAGATIAPDAASLYATAEVIAFPNAPTPEQLGMMRRGTIVLGVLNPLTHHDLVRQLAEAGVISIALDLMPRITRAQKMDVLSSMSTITGYKSVLMAAAALPRMFPLLMTAAGTLTPAKVLILGAGVAGLQAIATAKRLGAVVEAFDVRPVVKEQVESLGAKFVEVPVEAKDAQDAGGYAKEMSEDYKRKQMELVAKHAAASDVVISTALIPGRRAPILITAETVRAMHAGSVVVDLASEAGGNCELTRHGETVNEGGVLIMGPANLSSSIPFHASQMFSRNVGAFLQDLTRDGVVTLNPEDECVSGTLITRDGQIVHQRVRDSMGVA
- a CDS encoding NAD(P) transhydrogenase subunit alpha, which encodes MFVAAITVFTLSTFVGFEVITKVPPTLHTPLMSGSNAISGITIIGAILVAGLKLKWYTSVFGVLAIALAMINVVGGFLVTHRMLGMFKRKG